AAGAAACCTCGCAGCCAACGCCCTGTCGAACTGCAAGGACTTGCTCGATGACGACAAGAACACGAGCAAACCCGAATTTCGGGGAAGCGTCATCGTGTACAATGGACGCACCATCACGTACAATAATGGCCATGTGACACTCGCCACGGTAGGCGACCGCGTGAAAGCCGAATACGTCCTCCCACACGAGGACAAAGGCACACCGTTTGAGGAATACTGGCACGAGGACGAGTGGGAGAAAAAAGAGGCCACGCTCCACGAGCGAGACGGAGAATACTACCTCCACGTTGCTGTTGAGAAAATAGTTGATCCTGTTTCTACTGATGAACAGACTGAGAACGGAGTGGTTCTCGGCGTAGACCTCAACGTGGACGGCTACCTCGCCGTTACCAGCACCGGATCGTTCCTCGGGAACGCGGACGAACTCAACCACAAGCGCGGCGAGTACGAACGCCGCCGTGGACACCTCCAACAGACGGGTACTCGCTCAGCACATCTCACCATTCAAAGTATCGGTGACAGGTTTTCCGGGTGGAGTCGTCACCGCTTGCACGACGTGTCGAACGGTATCGTTCGAGAAGCCGTTGAAAACGGTTGTACGCACATTGCGTTCGAGCGGTTGACGTGGATTTGGACGCGCATCTCGAACGCCTTGAAATTCCAGCAGTGGGCGTTCCGAGAAATCCAACGCCAAGTCGAATACAAGGCCGAGGAACACGGTATCGAAGTCGAAACCGTCGCTCCACAGTACACGTCTCAGCGATGTAGTCACGGCGAGTGTGGGTTCACACACGAGGACAACCGTGATGGTGACGAGTTCGAGTGCTTGGACTGCGGGAAAGAACTGCACGCGGATTATAACGCTGCTCAGAACGTAGCGTGGCGTCTTGTCCAGAACTGGCTCAAGTCTGGTTCTGGACGGGCTACCAGTCAACTAGCCCTCAAGTCAGGAACCGTGAACGCGAATGGCGATTTCAACGTCTTCGCTGTCTAGCGGCAGAGCGAGAGTTCACTGACAAGCCCCGACCCTTAAGGTCGGGGTTGTTGACCTAGTCCGCTCCACGCCTCGTCCGACACTTCAGCCCATTCTTCCGCCAGCGATTCCGAATTCTCTGAAGCCTCGCGGTACGCGGCGGCTAGTTCGTCCTCGTCGGGATGGTCGGATTCCACCTCGACGACGGCGACGGTTACACGCTTGTTCGCGTACTCCGTCCCGAGATAGATTCGACCTCGGTCGTCGGTCTCATTGGTTCGTAGGTCCTTGGCATCTACTTTCGTCATGTTACCGACTAAAGCCTACTGTCGAATGAGTGTTACCCACTATTACCCACAGCGATCTATACCGCTCGTATTGACAGACCTGAACGAGACCGAACAGCAAGAGCATCGATACGTCGTCCGGACTTGAGCGCCTAGCTTTCCCCAGACAGGGACCGAGCCGACTCCCGCCACTGAACGTCGCCGAGCGGGCCGAATCGTCGCTCGAGGCGATCCCAGACGACAATCGTCGAGGGAAGCAGGAGGATCGACGTGAGGTAGGCGTAGAAGACCCCCAGCGCGAGCAGGAGTCCGAACTCCATGATCATGGGGATCAACGCGAAATATAACACGCCGAGCCCGCAGACGGTCGTGAGCATACTGCCAGTCAGGGCACCCCCGGTACCGCGAACCGTGACCGCAAGCGCGTCGTGGACGTCGGCCCCCGACTCGAATTCGTCGACGAACCGGTGCATGAAGTGGACCGTGTAGTCGACGCCGAGTCCGATCGAAACTGACAGAATGGGGGCATTGAACGGCGACAGCGGGATATCGAACAGTCGCATCGACCCAGCCAACATCGCGACCGTGACAAGGACCGGAACGAGGTTGATCACGCCGTAGACCATCCGCCCCTCGAGCCACCAGTAGGACAGCATCAGGAAGACCGCAGTGAGGACGAACGCGACGACCAGACTCCTGATCGCCGACTCGGTGATGCGATCGATGACGGCCTGATTGACCACAAGACTCCCCGTCGCCGTCGCGTCCATCGTCATCTCGTTAGCGATGGACTCGGCGGCGTTCGTCGCCTCTGTCTGGTCGGCGTCAACATCCACCTGATACACGATCCGGGTCGCACTCCGGTCGCTCGTGACGTACTGTCGAGCATCGTCTTCCTTGAGCAGTTCGTCGTAGACGCGGTCGACGTCTCGATCCGGAAGACCGTCGCCGTTCGAGTCGGTCCGCTTGACGGTCGCCGCGAACTCGGGATCGGACGCCTTGCGCTGTTCGATCACGCTGACAATGCTGCTCGCTTCCGCGCGGCGATCGGTCTCCTTGAACGCATCGGGCGGCTCCTCGACCGCGCGATCGATATCGCGGAAGACGGCGTCCGATCTCACGTCCGGATCGTCGACGTAGACGGTTACCGAACCAACGAATCCCTGATCGAAGTCCTCCTCGAGGTAGTCGAGGACGGTCATGAAGGTGTAGCCTCCGGGTGTGAGTGGTTCAGGGAGTCGCTCGTACTGGTCGAGCCGATCCTCGTCCGGGAAGAACGCTTCCTGGGAGAACTCCGTGTCGACGCCTGTCCCGTAGCCGGCCGCCGCTGCGCCGAAGATGAGTGCGCTCACGAGGACGACAGCGGGGGCGATTCGTGCGGCCCTCGCCCCCACTGGAAGGATGCGGCCGAGGACGGAGTCCTCGCTCCCCATCGGGCTCGTGCCGAATTCCGGGAATCGGGTCCCGTCTCGGAGTCGATCCAGCCCGACCTTTCCGGCCGGCAGGAAGACGCCGAAGATAAGGAACGTAAACAGGATGCCGACCGACGCGACGATTCCGAACTCTCGAAGCTGGGACAGCGAACTCGTCAGGTTCGCAGCGAACCCGATGACGGTAGTGAGAGTGACGATCAGGAACGCACCCGACAACTGTCCCGTTGTGATTCCCATCGCATCGCCGATGGCCGCTCCCTCGGCACGTTCCTCGCGATACCGGTTGATGATGTGGATCCCGAAGTCGATCCCCACAGCTATCAGGAGCGGGAACACCGTTATCATCATACTCGAGAACGGGATGCCCGCATAGCCCATGAAGCCGAAGGTCCAGATCATCGTCATCAGCAGCGCGAGCAATCCGAGTCCGAGATCGAGCGGATCGCGATAGGCCACCAACAGGAAGAACAGAAGCAATACGAGCGCCGCCGGGAAGACGACGATCGCGGTATCGCCGAGCAACTGTAGCATCTCCTCTTCGATGATCGCATCGCCGAACACCTCGACGTTCTCGCCCGTCTCGTAGCCGTCGATTTCATTGGCTAGCTCGGCGGTTCCCGTCTGTAACTCCGCCGTGTCGTCCGTATCAGCGTTCGGCGGCGTATCGTAGGTGACCGCGACCTGGGCAACGTCTGCCTGTGCCGACTCCCGGGTGAAGTCCGTGCTCACTGGCAGGCCTGCGGTCTCGTCAGCATCCGTGATCGCCGCCTCTATTTCCCGTTGCGTGGCCCGCTCAACGGCGCGTCGCTGCTCTTCGGGCGTTTCCGCGTCCGGATCGAGGTGTTGGGCGACGAGTGAGGCCGGACTCGTCGTCGATGCGACCCTGAGCCCATCTTCGTTTTCGGCACGCTCTTGGAACTCGAGCATCCGAAGGAGGCTCGGCTTCGAGAGGGTGTTTCGATCATCGCTGATGAACAGATTCGCGGTCGATCCGCCGCCCTCGCGGCCCCCGTTCTCGAAGTCGTCCTGCATGTCCTCGAGGGCCTCCTGTTCTTCCAGACCATCAGTGAACTGGTCGGTTCCGGCCTGTTGTTCGCCACCACCGCCGATGCCACCGACGAACAGTCCGGTGACCACAGCGAACGCGAGAACGATCCGCCAAGGATGGTCGGATATCATCGCATTGAGCCGGCTTTTGAGGGTCGGCTCGCTCTCCGTCGAGTCCGTCCGGCCGCGGATCGAATCGGAATCTGACATCGATCAGTCCTGTCTCAACCAGAGGCCGATACCGATTCCACTCACGGCGAGTGCGCCGAGTACGCCGACGATCAGTGACGGGAATCCGCCACCGTCATCTTCGCTAGGTTCGACCTCGATGGGGTGCTTATAGACGTCCGAAAGAACCGTCTCTCCTCGCCGGGTGTCGTACTCGAAATCGAGTTCGACCGGATGTGTCTCGACGGTCGCGTCCGCCGCCGCCGAGATCTCGAACGGAATTTCGGCCGACTCTCCGGGCTCGAGTTCCTTGACGAACGCTTCGTCATCGGGCGCATCGAGGGCCCCTTCGGTGTAGAGTCTGGCGTCGATATTCGTCACCGTCTCCGGACGCTCGTTCGTGATCTCGAGAACGAGGTCGCTGGTTTCGCCCTGTCGAACCGACGCGCCATCGTCGCTGATCGAGAACTCATCGGTTCGGTCGTCAACGACGACTCGCTTGGAGATCGGACCGTCCTGCAGGGTCGCGTCCCCGCTCCCGGTGTACTCGACCGTAAACTGGAGCTGTCGGGCACCCGCGTCTGCCTGGCCACTGACTTCCACCGGATAGGCAAACGTTGCAGCCTCGCCGGACTTCAGCTTGGGAAGCGCGTAGCGGGTGTCTTCGACGAACAGCGAGTCGCTCATCGGTTCGACGATCAACACCGCGTCGTCGACGGGTCGTGGCCCATCGTTAACGACATCACCCGTCACGTTCCCCTCGTAGCCGACCGAGAGGGAGTCCTCGAGGTTCCGAACCGAGAACGATTGGGCTGCTCCCAGCGAGAGCGTCGTCCGGACGGGATCGCTGGTCCGGTCGATACCGGACTCGTCCTCGTAGGTGAACGTCGCCTCGATCGGCTTGTCTGTCGCGCTGGTCGACTCGGCGATCGACGCCTCGACGGTCGTCGTCGTCGACTCGTTTGGCGCGAGGTCACCGATCGCGTTCTCGCTTGTCCCGCCATCGATCGTCACACCGCCGAAGCCGGTGACGGATACGCGCGTGTGGTTCGCGGACTCGCCTCCCGAGTTTTCGATCTCCATCGTTACGTCACCGCTCGCACCGGGGGAGACGTCAGTCGCGACGGTCGACACGTCGAATCGAGGTTCCTCGGGGACCGTCACTCGCAGGTCGAGGGTTTCGGTCTTCGTGAGTCGCTGCTGGACCCCGGAGGAGTCCGAGACGCGGTTCGTGTAGGCGTATTCGATATCGACCTGAATCTCGTGAGTGCCGGGCTCTACGTCTTCAGGAACGTCGATCGTGAGCGGAGCCGTCGCGATCGTCCCGTCTTGAATCGGGCCGACCGCCACTTCGCCGCCGGTCGACTTGAAGGGATCAGCATCGGCGAGTTCGGCAGTCACGCCGCGAGCCGTGAGCACCCGGTTGGACTGCGTTCCTGTTCGCAGGGTGCCGTCGTTCTTAATCTCGACCTCGAGAGTCGTTTCAGTGCCCGGCGTGACCTCCGGGTTCGAGTCGACGAGTTCGAGATTCGGTTCGCCGCGAGTCAACTCGCCACTGGATTGCTGTGCCATCGTGGCAGTGATTGAAAGGGGTGCGAGCACGCTGACGACCGTCACAATGGCGAGCGCGAGAACAGCAACGCGCCGACGACTCATTTGGACCACCCCATCTGCGACTCCAGAGCCACCGGCGACGCCCTCATCGCCGGTTTCTCTCGGCCGATATGTTTGTAGAATTGATTGTTACTCATTGGGAAAGGAGCGGAACGCTGTCGGTATAACTCTTTTGAATGAACGTTCAATCAAACCGATTATGGCACTACGGCGTGACGTATCGCTGCATGCACTCGTTCGATTCGCTCACGGCGTCGGCCGTCGGCGCGTTGTTCCGGTCGGTACCGATGATGGGTATCGAGGTGAACCGCTGTGTCGAGTGATATCTTCGACGAGCCGACGGACACCCGCGAGAAAATCTTGGCGGCAACCTATCGTAGTCTCAGTGAGCATGGCTACGCCGACCTGACCATGCAAACGATCGGTGACGAACTCGAGCAGAGTCCGTCGCTCGTCTATCACCACTACGAGAACAAGGACGCGCTGGTGCTCGCCTGTCTCGAATTTCTGCTCGAGCACTTCGAGGACGAGCTCGGACAGGGAACGATCGAGGAGCCACGGGAGCGACTCGAGGAGATACTCGAATGGTGGTTCGCCACGGACGTCGACGACGAGTGGCACGCGTTCGTGACGACGGTGCTCGAGCTCCGGGCACAGGCAGTCCACGATCCGGACTATCGGGCTCACTTCACCCGAAGCGATCGCGTCTTCAAACGGTCGCTCGCCGCGCTCCTCCGAGCGGGGATCGAAAGCGGGACGTTCCGCGAGTGCGAGCCAGAGCGCGTCGCGGAGATCCTACAGACGACCCTCAACGGGACGGTCCTTCGTCGCTCAAGCACCGATGACGATGAGTGGCTCTCAGCGGTCCACGGCGAATTACAGGAATATCTTCGAACGCGCGTGTACGCGGGACCAGACTCGGATTCTGCTGACGAGTGAGCGGTCGGCTCTGATCCGTCAGCATTCGATAAACCTGACCGGTCGGTGGCGACAAACCGCGTTCCGCAGTCAGTCTGGCTTCAGGACTCGATTTGGACGATACTTTCTCGAGCGACGGCTCCCGCACAGTCGTTATCCCATGTCCCCATCCATCACGAATGAGGTGCCCCTGGAAGACATCCGTTGCAAGTAACTCAGTCGCCGCCAGAGAGTACCTATCTTCTCCGATGTCGAAACGGAACGGATCAGCCCTGTGGCTGAGATTGAGCACTTGATTCACACGGAGTGATGACTGTCAGTATCTATTATATGTAATCCGTGAACTGTCGGCACGAGAGAGATGAGTACGGAACGGACGCGACCCACGAGCGGACTCGACCGACGATCGTATCTGAAACTAGCCGGACTGGCGGTTCCGGCGGCCGTCTCCTCGATGTCGGTAGCGAGCGCAGCGGACGATGCCGAGTCGTACGAGGTCATCGAGGCCCGCGGCCAGACGATAGACATCGACGATGGCGAAACGTTTGCGAACAAACTGATCGATTACACGACCGGTGAGGGGTGTACGATCGACGCCAGGGAGTCGACCGATTGGACGATACGAAACGTCGGGTTCAGAGGGCGAAAGCGAGCGCCACGGACCGTATTCGGCCTCTCCGATACCGACAACGGGACGAGCACCGTCGAGAACGTCTATCTCGGCGATGGATCGGACGACGTCGGCGACTCACCACACGGCCCCGGCGGCATCTTCGTCGGCCCGGAGCACACCGGAACGATCGAGTTCAGGAACGTCAACGTCCAAGGGTTCCCCAACAACGGCATCTACGCTTCCGCCCCGGCAACGAGTGGCGAGGGATCGATCCACATTGACGGCTGTTATGCAGCCAACTGCGGGGTCTCCCAGTATCGCGTCGGCGGCGACGACGATACGATTGCCAACTCGACCGCTGTACTCACCGAGAGCGGCTACGACGGCCGCGGCGTCTGGGCGTGGTCCCCCGGGGAGGTCAACGTAGCGAACTGCCAGTTTGCGATGGACGGTCGCCACTACTCGTTCGTCGTCGGCGCGAACGACGACTCGAGTCGGCTCTCCGTTACCGACACGGAATGGGACGACGAGTTCCACGGCGGGTGGGCGAACCGGTACAGCGGAGATATCTGCTTCGACGGTGGCAACGGCAACGATCCGTACGCCATCGTTCCGGAGGGGTGTCCGGCGTCGGTCGCCGACGTGTTTCCGGCCGACATCGGTGACATCTTCATTGCTGATCAGGAGTCGACCGGCGACGCCATTACCGTGGGGTTGGCGTTTTATAATGCCGCTAACGCCGTTGTTGTCGTTGAAACCGAATCCGGCGATGTAGTCGGTCACAGCGATGTGATCCCAGCCGGTGACGCCGTCGAGGGGCTTTCGGTCGAGTTAGCGTCGCCGCTCGAGGAGACACAGCGGGTAACAGCGCGACTACACCATGTCACCGATGAGACACCTGGTACTGTGATTACGGTCGACGGTGAACCGATTGCGACTACCGTCAACGTGACGCTCAATAATTGGTACGGAGACTACACCGCCGAAGACGGTGTCGTCGACAACAGTGGACTCAATGGGGCAGTTACAGATTACTTAGCCAACGAGCTTGCTCCGAATCAGCTCAATGAAATTATCTCCTACTACCTCTCCGGTGAGCCAATGTCGTAACTCGAGTATTGTCTCTCGATAATTCGGTAGATATTATTCGTATTAAATATAGTAGTATTCTATTACTATCTCCATTAGACATAAGACAAGTTGATAAGGGGAGAATCGATAGCTATCGGTGGCGGGGACGGATGGGGTATCGCCCTGCTCACCCACAATCACCGACTCCCGCCCTGTGGGTAGGGGTACCAGGGTGACTACCGCTAACCATCCGACTTTTGATGCAGGCCAAGTGACTATCTCTTGTCCGCGTGCTATTCGTGGTTCTGTGACATGATTTCGGACTGCGAAACGTGTTCTCGAACAGTTGCACTCCTGTAAATATATTCAAATTTACATTCTCAAATAGTGGTCTTCGAACGGGGTAGTAAACTCCTGTCGTAAGAACTTCTTACGATTGATTGGGACTTTCTTTCGCCGATCGTGCTTCTGACCACGAACGGCTCGAAAATTATATCAAGTGGAATGTCTTCCAAAACAACTTTTTTATACCGGATTAGTTATATTATATCTCACGGCCACCGATATCACGCAAATTGGTCGTTTGAGCCACTGAAAGCGCTATATGCCCAATATAGCTGGCGTATTAATTAGTTGCTAACCCCGTTTTTTGTATGTCGAACAGTATACTCGTCACTTGTGACGTACAACAAACTATATAAGAGATGCCTATGAATTACCTGCCGTACCCCTACCCATGGTCATGCAAGCAAGTAGGATCGGACGGCGTCTCTCGGACCGGCCCCAATGTCCGATTACCCCGATTCACGATCGGAACGCAAGCGTGGCCACGCAGGAGAAGCAACCCGAATAATACAAAACATGACAAGAGACAATACAGCAACCTATCGCGAGAAGGGACGCGCAGTAGTCCTGACCGTGATGATGGTACTCTCTGTCGTCGCAATGTCCGCAGCGTTCGCGGGCGGGGCGGCGGCAGTATCCGACACTACTAGTGGAGATGGCATTACCGCAAATGTCACCACCACAGGCGTACAGGCAACTCACACAGCTAACGTTACAGTCGAAAGTGGAGATAGTGTAGTTGGAAATGGGGATCTCACTGAAATCTCGGCCAACTATTCAAACTTCACGACTACTGGGACTGACTCCGTAGCGAATGTCGTTGCGAATGATGACGCAACTGTTCTGGTTAACGGTAACCAAGTAACGGTTAACGGCGTCACCCAGGGTACAAGTGGCGACGAGGCAGTCATCAACGTCACTAACACCACCCTTCAGGCTGGAGACACCGTCGAAGTCCAACTTGTTGGTGTCGACAACCCTGAGAGTGCAGAAAGCGCTAACGTCGCTGTTACGCTATCGGAAACCAGTAACACGGCTGACGACAACATTAACCTAGGTCTCGCAACCACTCAGCCGAACGTCGATGTTGAACCCAATCCCGGCGTTACGTCTGTCGGAACCAGTGTCGAATACACCGCTACGGTGACCGACAGCAACGACGACCCGATTGAAGGTGTTAATGTCACGGTTGACGAGGTCAGCGCCGATACGCTGGCAACGACTGCCGGCCAAGCTGCCTCTGACCTCCCGACGAATATCACCATGGATGCTAACGGTGAAGCCACGCAGACACTGTCCAACACTACGGCCGCTGGTACGGGCGTCTACGATGCTACCTTCACCGAGGGGCTGAGTGCTGATGGCAACGCTGTCACCGTCAGTCATCAGGCATCCGATCAGGACACCGCATATATTGACGGTGACATCGCTGACGACAGCCTGAACCCGATTGAGGACGATGGGAGCATCACCATCAACGTGACTGACGACAACGGTCTTACGATCGTTGATGAGGTCCAGCTCGCTGACTTCGATACGCTCGCTTCGAACAACGACTTCGTCGAGAGTGCTGGCTTCACGTCCTCCTCGGACATGAGCAACGATCAGCGCGGCGAGTACTACATCGAACTCGCGACCTCCGGCGAAACGACTTACACCTTCGAGGCTGATGCCGAGGGCTTCGAAGCGTTCGACGGTTCGGTGACGGTCAGCCCCGGACAGCAGGGCGACCGGAACCTCCGTCTCACCCGAAACGTGGACGCCGACCGTCTGACCCTCATCGATGACGGTGAACTCGAGACCATCGAGGGCGACCTCGAGGACGGATCGTACACGCACGGCGAACCGACGTCGATAGGGGCCCAGGAAGCTGACCTCGAAGAGACGGTCAGCGTCAACGCCTTCGTCGAGACCAATAACACCGAGGCATTCAATACTGCACTCGGTGAATCCGCACCGTTCCCCGACGATACGGTTGATGTTACCGTCGACAACGTCGATAACCCGAACGATGGGACCACGGTCGCTACGGGCGACGTGAACATCAATCCGAGTAGCAGCGAAGCCGTCAACGAGAACGCGACTACTGCCTTCGATGTCTCGCTCGACCTCGGCGCTAACAACCCCGACGACTTCACTGAGAACATCGTCGTCGATCTGACGTTCGCGGCTAACAGCAACGCCAGCACGACCGACGAGCTGACCGTCACCTTCGTGCCTGAAGTCGACGGTACCGGTACGATCTCCGGTGAAGTCGACGAACTCGTCGACGACTCTGACAGCAACGTCGAACCCGCTGACACGCAGGTCTACGCTGTCCAGACCTCGGACTTCGCTCCGAACACCGCTACGATCAGCGAGACTGATAATCTGACGGTCGAAAAAGGCGACACGTACCGTATCGTGAGCGTCAGCGATGAAACCGGTGAGACGAGTGTGGAAGACGCTCGCGTCAACTACCTTGTCTCGACCGACAACGGAGTCGAAGTGACGGAGAACGAGAGTTCCTTCGAGATCGCCTCCGAAGTCGACACTTCGTACAACCTCACCCTGCGCTTCCTGCAGAACGAATCCTACCAGCTTCAGGAATACAACGAAACCTCTGGTGAGTTCGAAGCTGACGACAACGTTACCGCCTTCGATCAGACGGTGACCGTCGAAGATGGCGATGACGTTGCAAGCACCTTCGAAGCTACGGAGGACCTGACTTACGACGCGATCGACTCCAAGTACGAGGAGGACCCCGTGGTGCCGGTCGACGTGACCAACAGCCTGGGTAACTTCGAACTGTACAACCTGCCGGCGAACAACGACTACGTCGTGATCGCTGGTGGTATCGGCACCGAAGAAGCTGACACCGCAGACGGATACGCGAACTTCCGTGGATTCGACAACGTCTCCGTCTACGAGAACGCAGATGAAAGCTCGGAGCAGAAGGAAGTCGACCTGACGGTCGAGGAAGTCGAAATCGACACGTACTTCGACTACGACCTCGACGTCCAGCTCCGTAACGAAGACGGTGAACTCGTCAAGGAAGATCGCATCGAGACCGGCGAAGAGATCGAAGTCGGTGTCTTCGTCAATGCGAGCAACCAAGACAACGGCAACGTGATCGACGCTGACTCCAGCGCAGTGCAGGGGCAGCAGATCAACCTCACGACGCTCGACCAGGACGCCAACCAGACCGAGATCGACCCCGAGTTCGGTAGTCTCGCCGACACCGAACTTGAGGTTGAACACGTCGTAAACGGCACGGCGTACGCCAACACGACGTTCTCGGCTGACGCACTCCAGACTGGTACTGCGAACATCTCCGCATCCACTACGAACGACCGCGATCAGGTGTACGAAACCCGCGAGGGGGCAGGCACCAACGATCGTAGTGACCAGGCACAGGTTGAGGTCTTCGACACCGTCGAGATCACTGGCGACGTCGTCAACGAGAACGACGACAACATCAAGGGCGCAGTCGTGCTCCTATTCGACCTCGACGAAGTCGATAATCCGGCTCAACTCGAGCGCGGTGACGAGAACGTGACCCAGTCTTCCAGTACCGGTACTGAGGGCTCGTACGTGTACACGAGCGTCGAAACCGGTAACAGATATGGTATCAAGGCTATCGCCCAAGATGCCGACGAAAACAAGGTGTCCAACACCCGAACGCTGAATAAGGGCGACTCCGTTCAGGACGCCCTTGGTGGTGAAGACATCGTCGTCGAAGGTGCGTCGCCCGACCAGCCGCTTCAGGGCGCGTTCTTCGGCGTCAGTACCCCTGACTCCCAAACGATCACTCAGGGAGAGGATCTGACGGTCACCGTTGACGTCGAGAACACCGGTGCAATCGAGTCCACCCGAGACGTCACGCTGACTGTCGAAGACGAGAACGGCAGTGTGACCGAGCTCGACAGTACTGAAGTGACGCTCGAAGCTGGTGGAAATACCACTGTGGACCTCAACGTGGAGAATGTTAACCTCGAGGCCGGCGAGTACGATCTCACGGTCTCGACTGGCGACACTGAAACGACTGCCACGCTGACGGTCAACGACAACGGTAGCAGCAACGATCACCCCTACACCAACGACAACGGTGTTGTCGACGAAGAGGGTCTCAACACCGCTGTTACCGACTACCTGAACGACG
This genomic stretch from Natrinema sp. SYSU A 869 harbors:
- a CDS encoding NEW3 domain-containing protein, with the protein product MSRRRVAVLALAIVTVVSVLAPLSITATMAQQSSGELTRGEPNLELVDSNPEVTPGTETTLEVEIKNDGTLRTGTQSNRVLTARGVTAELADADPFKSTGGEVAVGPIQDGTIATAPLTIDVPEDVEPGTHEIQVDIEYAYTNRVSDSSGVQQRLTKTETLDLRVTVPEEPRFDVSTVATDVSPGASGDVTMEIENSGGESANHTRVSVTGFGGVTIDGGTSENAIGDLAPNESTTTTVEASIAESTSATDKPIEATFTYEDESGIDRTSDPVRTTLSLGAAQSFSVRNLEDSLSVGYEGNVTGDVVNDGPRPVDDAVLIVEPMSDSLFVEDTRYALPKLKSGEAATFAYPVEVSGQADAGARQLQFTVEYTGSGDATLQDGPISKRVVVDDRTDEFSISDDGASVRQGETSDLVLEITNERPETVTNIDARLYTEGALDAPDDEAFVKELEPGESAEIPFEISAAADATVETHPVELDFEYDTRRGETVLSDVYKHPIEVEPSEDDGGGFPSLIVGVLGALAVSGIGIGLWLRQD
- a CDS encoding MMPL family transporter, encoding MSDSDSIRGRTDSTESEPTLKSRLNAMISDHPWRIVLAFAVVTGLFVGGIGGGGEQQAGTDQFTDGLEEQEALEDMQDDFENGGREGGGSTANLFISDDRNTLSKPSLLRMLEFQERAENEDGLRVASTTSPASLVAQHLDPDAETPEEQRRAVERATQREIEAAITDADETAGLPVSTDFTRESAQADVAQVAVTYDTPPNADTDDTAELQTGTAELANEIDGYETGENVEVFGDAIIEEEMLQLLGDTAIVVFPAALVLLLFFLLVAYRDPLDLGLGLLALLMTMIWTFGFMGYAGIPFSSMMITVFPLLIAVGIDFGIHIINRYREERAEGAAIGDAMGITTGQLSGAFLIVTLTTVIGFAANLTSSLSQLREFGIVASVGILFTFLIFGVFLPAGKVGLDRLRDGTRFPEFGTSPMGSEDSVLGRILPVGARAARIAPAVVLVSALIFGAAAAGYGTGVDTEFSQEAFFPDEDRLDQYERLPEPLTPGGYTFMTVLDYLEEDFDQGFVGSVTVYVDDPDVRSDAVFRDIDRAVEEPPDAFKETDRRAEASSIVSVIEQRKASDPEFAATVKRTDSNGDGLPDRDVDRVYDELLKEDDARQYVTSDRSATRIVYQVDVDADQTEATNAAESIANEMTMDATATGSLVVNQAVIDRITESAIRSLVVAFVLTAVFLMLSYWWLEGRMVYGVINLVPVLVTVAMLAGSMRLFDIPLSPFNAPILSVSIGLGVDYTVHFMHRFVDEFESGADVHDALAVTVRGTGGALTGSMLTTVCGLGVLYFALIPMIMEFGLLLALGVFYAYLTSILLLPSTIVVWDRLERRFGPLGDVQWRESARSLSGES
- a CDS encoding RNA-guided endonuclease TnpB family protein, which codes for MAEVVRNIQVKLNIPESRHSDVDQTFKEFRQAAQHVADHGWNDNPDYLIKAKNKLHKATYTEVRKTTNIQSSLVQSARNLAANALSNCKDLLDDDKNTSKPEFRGSVIVYNGRTITYNNGHVTLATVGDRVKAEYVLPHEDKGTPFEEYWHEDEWEKKEATLHERDGEYYLHVAVEKIVDPVSTDEQTENGVVLGVDLNVDGYLAVTSTGSFLGNADELNHKRGEYERRRGHLQQTGTRSAHLTIQSIGDRFSGWSRHRLHDVSNGIVREAVENGCTHIAFERLTWIWTRISNALKFQQWAFREIQRQVEYKAEEHGIEVETVAPQYTSQRCSHGECGFTHEDNRDGDEFECLDCGKELHADYNAAQNVAWRLVQNWLKSGSGRATSQLALKSGTVNANGDFNVFAV
- a CDS encoding TetR/AcrR family transcriptional regulator, with the translated sequence MSSDIFDEPTDTREKILAATYRSLSEHGYADLTMQTIGDELEQSPSLVYHHYENKDALVLACLEFLLEHFEDELGQGTIEEPRERLEEILEWWFATDVDDEWHAFVTTVLELRAQAVHDPDYRAHFTRSDRVFKRSLAALLRAGIESGTFRECEPERVAEILQTTLNGTVLRRSSTDDDEWLSAVHGELQEYLRTRVYAGPDSDSADE